In one Streptomyces sp. NBC_01241 genomic region, the following are encoded:
- a CDS encoding SCO2195 family GlnR-regulated protein, with the protein MQAVPVRATAIPSVTHALRAVESLLLSSGQRTARRNAWTAVLEDRRRAKDRVEAEHVLEAAADRRS; encoded by the coding sequence ATGCAGGCCGTGCCGGTACGCGCCACCGCCATCCCTTCCGTCACCCATGCCCTCCGTGCCGTCGAGTCGCTGCTGCTGAGCAGCGGCCAGCGCACGGCCCGCCGCAATGCCTGGACGGCCGTCCTGGAGGACCGGCGCCGGGCCAAGGACCGGGTCGAGGCCGAGCACGTACTGGAGGCCGCGGCCGACCGCCGTTCCTAG
- a CDS encoding DUF4191 domain-containing protein gives MARKANTEGADSAENAGRLKQIALTYKMTRRTDSKIGLVVAGVGIVTFGVLLAVGFLIGHPIYLGILGFVLGLLAMAIVFGRRAERAAFGQMEGQPGAAAAVLDRVGRGWTTTPAVAMNRSQDVVHRAVGKAGVVLVGEGNPNRVKVLLAAEKKKMARILVDVPVHDIIVGNDEGQVPLKKVRTKMLKLPRILTGPQVTAANDRLRAMGDLMSNMPLPKGPMPKGMRMPRGGKMR, from the coding sequence ATGGCGAGGAAGGCAAACACTGAAGGCGCGGACAGCGCCGAGAACGCGGGGCGGCTCAAGCAGATCGCCCTGACCTACAAGATGACCAGGCGGACCGACTCCAAGATCGGTCTTGTCGTCGCGGGTGTGGGAATCGTCACCTTCGGTGTCCTTCTCGCGGTCGGTTTCCTGATCGGCCACCCGATCTATCTGGGCATCCTGGGCTTCGTGCTGGGCCTCCTCGCGATGGCGATCGTCTTCGGACGGCGTGCCGAGCGTGCGGCCTTCGGGCAGATGGAGGGACAGCCGGGCGCTGCGGCGGCGGTACTGGACCGGGTGGGCCGGGGCTGGACCACGACACCCGCGGTGGCGATGAACCGCAGCCAGGACGTCGTCCACCGTGCCGTGGGCAAGGCGGGCGTCGTGCTGGTCGGCGAGGGCAACCCGAACCGGGTGAAGGTGCTGCTCGCGGCCGAGAAGAAGAAGATGGCGCGCATCCTGGTCGACGTACCGGTGCACGACATCATCGTCGGCAACGACGAGGGCCAGGTGCCGCTCAAGAAGGTGCGCACGAAGATGCTGAAGCTGCCGCGCATCCTTACCGGCCCGCAGGTGACGGCCGCCAACGACCGGCTGCGCGCGATGGGCGACCTGATGAGCAACATGCCCCTGCCCAAGGGTCCGATGCCGAAGGGCATGCGGATGCCACGCGGCGGAAAGATGCGCTGA
- a CDS encoding RDD family protein: protein MDTRQAIGSWLSGPRATAEDMGVEFGHRGKRLGLPEHGPGSVAPFGRRLGALFIDWALCLLIAYGLFARGDQQAAGNWALGVFLVLGVLTVGTIGCTPGKRVLGLRVVAESGGRLTFGRAVVRSVLLCLAIPALVWDRDGRGLHDRLARAVQVRI from the coding sequence CCGCGCGCGACCGCCGAGGACATGGGCGTCGAGTTCGGCCATCGGGGCAAGCGGCTCGGTCTGCCCGAGCACGGGCCGGGATCCGTGGCGCCGTTCGGCCGGCGCCTCGGCGCGCTCTTCATCGACTGGGCCCTGTGCCTGCTGATCGCATACGGGCTGTTCGCTCGCGGTGACCAGCAGGCGGCGGGAAACTGGGCGCTCGGCGTCTTTCTCGTACTGGGCGTGCTCACCGTGGGGACCATCGGCTGCACGCCCGGCAAGCGCGTCCTGGGCCTCCGGGTCGTCGCCGAGAGCGGCGGCCGGCTCACGTTCGGGCGGGCGGTCGTCCGCAGCGTGCTGCTGTGCCTGGCGATCCCGGCCCTGGTCTGGGACCGCGACGGCCGCGGCCTGCACGACCGGCTGGCCCGCGCGGTCCAGGTCCGCATCTGA